TCAGTGCAGCGGTGAGACCCGCTAGGACCAAAGCCACCATCGCGAGGTTCGCGGCCACGGGATTGGTCAGAAACCAACGGATCAGACGCGCCATCGCTCAATCGCCCCGAGCGACCTGCATCGCATCGGCAGCCACGCGGACTGTGTCACCATCCGCGGGCGCGGCCAGATCGCTGAGCAGAACCTTGTCGCCTTGCGAAAGCGCCTCGCCGCGCAGGGTCACAGTACTGTCGGTACGGGACAGCACGTAGACATCGCGTCTCTCGAGCTGCCCGTCCGAGATGCGCCAGAGCGTGTCGCCGCCCTTAAGTGCCTCGGCCGCCACGCGCAGCGCCGGGGGCGCGCCCAAGGGAACGCGCAGGGACAATTCGACCAACTCGCCAATGCGCACGCTGGACTCGCCTTCGGCGAAAGGGTCGGGGATATCCACGATCAACGTCACCGTGCGAGTGGCCGTGTCGATGGCCGGAACGATGGCACCGACTTTGCCGGTGCGCAGGGTGCGGCCCGTCGCCGGATCGCTGACCGTTACCGAGAGGCCGCGCGCCGCGGCGGCCTGCCCCAGAACCGAGAGGTCCGAAGGCAAAAGTCCCATGCGCACTTCGGCATGGTCCGTGGCGACAAGTTGCCCGATGCTGTTGCCGGCCTGCACCAGTTGCCCCAGTGACGCGTTTTCGCGGGTGACGATGGCATCGAACGGCGCGCGCAGCTGCGTGTCGTTGAGCGCGATCTCGGCGCGGGCCAACTCGGCTTCGGCCATCGCGACATCTGCCTCGGCTCGGGACTGCGCCACTTGCGCATCATCCAGCGCGGCTTCGCTGATGACCTGCTCGACGTGAAGTTTCTGCTGCCGCTCAAGGCTGATGCGGGTCTCTTCCAGCGCGGCCTCGGCTTGCGCGAGCCGGGCCTCGGCGGTGCGCAGATTGGCCTCGGCCACCCTGGCGTCCAGCCTGATCAAAAGCGTACCCTGCACCACACGCTGCCCGACGTCGAAAGAGGGCGCGATTTCCACGATCCGCTCGGTGATCTGCGGGACGACCTCCACGGCATCTGAGGCTCTGACGAAGCCAGTTTGATGCAGGATCACGTGATCGGTGGCCTCCAGTGTAGTCGCGCGCACAAGCGGCGACTGCGTTGCATCGCCACCAGACCGACGCTCCGCTGGCTGCGACAGCCACCAGTACCCGCCTCCGGCCAGCAGCAGAAGTGTCGCGACCAGCACGAGCCACGGCCATTTGCGGCCGTGATCAGCCTTTGAGGGGTTGGATCGCGTCATTGGCTTGACAGATCAAACCGCCATCGTCGCCACGGACCCGCCGTCGACCCGGTAGTTGGCGCCCACCACGAAGCTGGCCTGTTGCGAACACAGGAATGCGATGGTCGCGGCGACCTCTTCGGGTTTGCCGCGGCGTTTGAGTTCCAAATAGGGCCGCTCTTCGTCGAGGAAGGTCTTGACCGCCTCGTCGCGGCTGGTTCCCATTTGCTCGGCTCGCTGGTCCATCATGCCGTCGGTCATCGGGGTCTCGATGAAGGCGGGGGAAACGGTGTTGACCAACACACCGTTGGGAGCAGTCACCCGGCTGAGGGCCTTGGCGAAGTTCAGCAATCCCGCCTTGGCGACGTTGTAGACCGCTTCGTCCGCATAGGGTTGCACGGCGTTCTCGGAGGCCACCATTACCACGCGGCCCCAACCGCGCTTTTCCATGCGCGGCACGAACCCGCGCAAGGTGCGCACGACCGACATGAAATCGGTATTCCATGCTTCGTGCCAGTCGGCATCGGTCATCTCCAGCGGATGGCCCTTGGCTCCGGTCACACCGGCGGCGCAGACCACGATATCGGGCATCTCGAACCGCTCCTCGACGGTCTGAACCAGGCCGTTGGCCTGTTCTGTGTCCGACAGGTCGGCCTGGAGGGCATGGGCGCGATCGCCCAGGGCCTCGGCAGCCTCGGCCACCTTGTCGCCTTTGAGATCCACGAGGATCACGTTTGCGCCTTCGTCGCGCAGAAACTTCGCGGTTTCCCGGCCGATGCCAGAGGCGCCGCCGGTGATCAGGGCTGTCTTGCCTTTCAATCCGAATTCCATGGGGTGGGTCCTTTTGTGAAACTGTGTGTGTTGTGCGGTCAACGTCCCGGGGCAGGGGCGGTTCCCCCGCAGCCCGGCATCCGGCCCGCCGACGCCGCGGGCCGGGTCCGCATCACCAAAACAGCACCAGCGTGCCGATCATCAGCAGGATCAGGAGGATCGCATGGGTCTTCACGTTC
This genomic interval from Dinoroseobacter shibae DFL 12 = DSM 16493 contains the following:
- a CDS encoding efflux RND transporter periplasmic adaptor subunit, producing the protein MTRSNPSKADHGRKWPWLVLVATLLLLAGGGYWWLSQPAERRSGGDATQSPLVRATTLEATDHVILHQTGFVRASDAVEVVPQITERIVEIAPSFDVGQRVVQGTLLIRLDARVAEANLRTAEARLAQAEAALEETRISLERQQKLHVEQVISEAALDDAQVAQSRAEADVAMAEAELARAEIALNDTQLRAPFDAIVTRENASLGQLVQAGNSIGQLVATDHAEVRMGLLPSDLSVLGQAAAARGLSVTVSDPATGRTLRTGKVGAIVPAIDTATRTVTLIVDIPDPFAEGESSVRIGELVELSLRVPLGAPPALRVAAEALKGGDTLWRISDGQLERRDVYVLSRTDSTVTLRGEALSQGDKVLLSDLAAPADGDTVRVAADAMQVARGD
- a CDS encoding SDR family NAD(P)-dependent oxidoreductase, with protein sequence MEFGLKGKTALITGGASGIGRETAKFLRDEGANVILVDLKGDKVAEAAEALGDRAHALQADLSDTEQANGLVQTVEERFEMPDIVVCAAGVTGAKGHPLEMTDADWHEAWNTDFMSVVRTLRGFVPRMEKRGWGRVVMVASENAVQPYADEAVYNVAKAGLLNFAKALSRVTAPNGVLVNTVSPAFIETPMTDGMMDQRAEQMGTSRDEAVKTFLDEERPYLELKRRGKPEEVAATIAFLCSQQASFVVGANYRVDGGSVATMAV